Proteins encoded in a region of the Stieleria neptunia genome:
- a CDS encoding purine-nucleoside phosphorylase, protein MMDQTPSQDASVAAAVAMLRETVAPDWEYGWDAAGQTPMQVAGQAPSQVAGQAPSQVAGQAPAPTITAIVLGSGLGSLADKIESPVIVPFGDIPGFAHSTASGHRGQLVFGTLGGEPLIAMAGRLHRYEGWTDDQVTFPIRVMQGLGARRLIASNAAGGVNPKLAVGDIVVLCDQINWLHARRQIAVPDKTVPDKTVPSETGAASAGFTIGFPAGRRGQLFDPQLVSLALSAAREGGFVAVQGTYLATLGPTYETRAEYRMMRRIGADVVGMSTAGEVLMAANLGMSVLALSIVSNVADPDRAKVADHAEVLEAGDAAAAKLEGIVRRILSGHRV, encoded by the coding sequence ATGATGGATCAAACGCCGTCGCAGGATGCATCGGTCGCGGCGGCGGTCGCGATGTTACGCGAAACCGTGGCGCCGGATTGGGAGTACGGCTGGGATGCGGCCGGTCAGACCCCAATGCAGGTTGCCGGTCAGGCCCCATCGCAGGTTGCCGGTCAGGCCCCATCGCAGGTTGCCGGGCAGGCCCCCGCGCCGACCATCACGGCGATCGTTCTGGGCAGCGGACTAGGGTCGCTGGCCGACAAGATCGAATCACCCGTCATCGTGCCCTTCGGCGACATCCCCGGGTTTGCCCATTCGACTGCCAGCGGTCACCGCGGGCAGTTGGTCTTTGGCACGCTCGGTGGCGAACCGTTGATCGCCATGGCGGGGCGATTGCATCGTTACGAAGGCTGGACCGACGACCAGGTGACGTTTCCCATCCGGGTGATGCAGGGATTGGGGGCAAGGCGTTTGATCGCCAGCAATGCGGCCGGCGGGGTCAATCCGAAGCTGGCGGTGGGCGACATTGTGGTCCTGTGCGACCAGATCAATTGGCTTCACGCGCGGCGGCAAATCGCAGTACCGGACAAGACGGTGCCGGACAAGACGGTGCCGAGTGAAACCGGGGCGGCCTCCGCCGGCTTCACGATCGGTTTTCCGGCCGGACGGCGCGGTCAGCTTTTTGACCCACAACTCGTCTCACTCGCCTTGTCCGCCGCCCGGGAAGGGGGCTTTGTCGCCGTCCAGGGAACCTATCTGGCGACCTTGGGCCCGACCTATGAAACCCGTGCCGAGTACCGGATGATGCGTCGCATCGGAGCGGATGTGGTGGGAATGAGCACCGCAGGAGAGGTGTTAATGGCGGCGAATCTGGGCATGTCGGTGCTCGCTTTGTCGATTGTCAGCAATGTGGCGGACCCCGACCGGGCGAAAGTCGCCGATCATGCAGAAGTGCTAGAGGCAGGGGACGCCGCGGCGGCTAAACTAGAGGGGATCGTTCGACGGATCCTTTCCGGCCACCGAGTTTGA
- a CDS encoding purine-nucleoside phosphorylase encodes MLDLYEKIEEAAAVIQNAFAETPKVALVLGTGLGGLVDQIDVKASIEYGEIPHFPTSTATSHRGRLVCGFLEGVPIVAMEGRFHMYEGYPLKQITLPVRVFKRLGAELLIVSNACGGLNPYYQSGDIMVIDDQINLMGDNPLIGINDDRLGPRFPDMCEPYDQQWIDRTLALARREDIGIHRGVFVAVAGPNLETRAEYRFLRTIGADVVGMSTVPETIVAVHCGLKTIGLSVITDMCLPDSLQPANVEEIIATANRAAPQLLKIVTGIVAEAGQTRIA; translated from the coding sequence ATGCTTGATCTGTACGAAAAAATTGAAGAAGCCGCCGCGGTCATTCAAAATGCGTTTGCGGAAACGCCGAAAGTCGCCCTCGTCCTGGGAACCGGGCTGGGTGGTTTGGTCGATCAAATTGATGTCAAAGCGTCGATCGAATATGGCGAGATCCCCCATTTTCCGACGTCCACGGCGACCAGCCATCGCGGACGGTTGGTCTGTGGATTTTTAGAAGGGGTGCCGATCGTCGCGATGGAAGGGCGATTTCACATGTACGAGGGCTATCCGCTGAAACAGATCACGTTGCCGGTCCGGGTGTTCAAACGCTTGGGCGCCGAGTTGTTGATCGTCAGCAACGCCTGTGGCGGATTGAACCCGTACTACCAATCGGGCGACATCATGGTGATCGATGACCAGATCAATTTGATGGGCGACAACCCATTGATCGGCATCAACGATGATCGTTTGGGGCCACGTTTTCCCGACATGTGTGAACCCTACGATCAACAGTGGATTGATCGCACGCTGGCATTGGCCCGCCGCGAAGACATCGGAATCCACCGCGGCGTGTTTGTTGCCGTCGCTGGCCCGAATCTGGAAACGCGGGCGGAGTACCGATTCCTCCGCACCATCGGCGCCGATGTTGTCGGGATGAGCACCGTTCCGGAAACGATCGTGGCGGTGCATTGCGGGTTAAAGACGATCGGTTTGAGTGTGATCACGGACATGTGTCTGCCCGATTCGCTGCAACCGGCCAACGTTGAAGAAATCATCGCGACGGCGAATCGCGCCGCGCCACAGTTGCTGAAAATTGTGACGGGGATTGTGGCCGAAGCGGGTCAAACCCGAATTGCATGA